A region of the Sphingomonas sp. S2-65 genome:
CATCCTGCTCTTCGCGTCCGGAAGCAGCTGAGCCGTCCTTCCTCCCCTCCCTTTCAAGGGAGGGGTTGGGGGTGGGTGGCGAGCGTAGCGAGCCTCCAACGCTAGCCGCCCAGGCGCCCAACGGCGGAAAAGCCAATAACCCAGCGCAACGCCGGGGCGCAGCGTCGCCACAGCCAGAGAGGGCAACCCGCACCCGCCGTAACATGGCAGGGCCCAGGGCTCCGCCGGGGACCTGCAAGAAGTGCGGAACGCCTTCCGCCGCGCCGCGACACCGGCTACCCGTCGCCCCATGGTCAAGCTCAACAAGATCTACACCCGCACCGGCGACGACGGCACCACCGGCCTCGCCGACGGAGCGCGCATCTCCAAGGCCGATCCGCTCATGGCCGCGATCGGCGACGTGGATGAGGCGAACAGCGCGATCGGCGTTGCCCGCGGGGCGCTAGGCGCCGGGCCGATGGACGACATGCTCGCCCGCATCCAGAACGACTTGTTCGATCTCGGCGCCGATCTCGCCACGCCGGTCGGGATCGAAGGCGCACTCCGCATCGTGCCCGCCCAGATACGCTGGCTCGAGGACCAGATCGATCGGCTCAACGCCGCGCTCGACCCGCTCACCAGCTTCGTCCTTCCCGCCGGCGAACCCGGCGCCGCTGCGGTGCATCTCGCCCGCGCGATCACGCGCCGCGCCGAACGCGCCGCCGTCTCCGCGCAAGCCGGCGACCAGCCGCGCGCCTATCTCAACCGCCTGTCCGACCTGTTGTTCGTCGCCGCGCGCGCAGTGAACCGAATCGGCGGGGGCGACGTTCTGTGGGTGCCCGGAGCGTCCCGCTAGCCTGGTGCTTGACTTGCAGCGTGTTGCAGGTTAGGAGAACATTATGCGAACGGAGCGCGGCC
Encoded here:
- a CDS encoding cob(I)yrinic acid a,c-diamide adenosyltransferase gives rise to the protein MVKLNKIYTRTGDDGTTGLADGARISKADPLMAAIGDVDEANSAIGVARGALGAGPMDDMLARIQNDLFDLGADLATPVGIEGALRIVPAQIRWLEDQIDRLNAALDPLTSFVLPAGEPGAAAVHLARAITRRAERAAVSAQAGDQPRAYLNRLSDLLFVAARAVNRIGGGDVLWVPGASR